Proteins from a genomic interval of Thunnus maccoyii chromosome 1, fThuMac1.1, whole genome shotgun sequence:
- the dbndd1 gene encoding dysbindin domain-containing protein 1 gives MEAQGGAGSPEPNKDIQKLLKPSSSTDLSKELFQHTAGEEEGGLSGHTASLLHITEKRQPLSSVSSLEVHFDLLDLTELTDMSDQELAEVFADSDEENHNESPAGSHQPVLPRGGYMRSPSWTRCSKVEPPRERKHHSDSDTAEPLMKLERPKQP, from the exons ATGGAGGCACAGGGAGGGGCAGGGAGCCCAG AGCCCAATAAAGATATCCAGAAGCTGCTGAAGCCCTCCAGCTCAACCGACCTATCCAAGGAGTTGTTCCAGCACAcagcaggggaggaggagggcggcCTGTCAGGGCACACAGCTAGTCTGCTGCACATCACTGAGAAGAGAC AACCCCTGAGTAGTGTGTCTTCTTTGGAAGTGCACTTTGACCTCCTGGATCTGACTGAGCTGACTGACATGTCTGACCAGGAGCTCGCTGAGGTTTTTGCTGACTCTGATGAGGAGAACCACAACGAGTCCCCAGCAG GTTCCCATCAGCCTGTGCTGCCCAGAGGTGGGTACATGCGCTCCCCCTCCTGGACACGCTGCAGCAAGGTTGAGCCCCCACGAGAGAGAAAGCACCACAGCGATTCAGACACCGCAGAGCCCTTAATGAAGCTGGAAAGGCCGAAGCAGCCATGA